The following are from one region of the Sandaracinus amylolyticus genome:
- a CDS encoding glycosyltransferase family 2 protein translates to MTQPSISILVPHYNDPEGFLLTLKSVEAQTFRGPRELVVCDDGSTPQNLRRLHEIAEQSPERIVLLENGVNRGRPHTRNRLLDTASGTYLTWCDSGDELYPQKLALQHDALYRARLLRWDRPVWVTCHYDMHWVGGKPKHGRQTVEGDQISNLLLSSLRAYLFTLLGTTRSFRDVGYFDQKLPRLQDLDFFLRFAAKGGMFALPNTTEALCVYHKSDAGKDADLIADCYRHIFRKHSALLMTRSVRFRRNRLYDLNMLAARFASNNDDAAKTLVYMMRAAALNPVSFARKALSTKGRPWT, encoded by the coding sequence GTGACGCAGCCGTCGATCAGCATCCTGGTCCCGCACTACAACGATCCGGAGGGGTTCCTCCTCACGTTGAAGAGCGTGGAGGCCCAGACGTTCCGTGGCCCGCGTGAGCTCGTCGTGTGCGACGACGGATCGACGCCGCAGAACCTCCGGCGCTTGCACGAGATCGCGGAGCAGAGCCCCGAGCGGATCGTGCTCCTCGAGAACGGTGTCAATCGCGGGCGCCCTCATACGCGCAATCGATTGCTCGACACCGCCTCGGGCACCTACCTCACGTGGTGCGACTCGGGCGACGAGCTCTATCCGCAGAAGCTCGCCCTCCAGCACGACGCGCTATACCGCGCGCGTTTGTTGAGGTGGGATCGACCCGTGTGGGTCACCTGCCACTACGACATGCACTGGGTGGGCGGGAAGCCCAAGCACGGTCGACAGACGGTGGAGGGCGACCAGATCAGCAATCTGCTGCTCTCGTCGCTCCGCGCATATCTGTTCACGCTGCTGGGCACGACTCGCTCGTTTCGCGACGTCGGCTATTTCGATCAGAAGCTGCCGCGCCTGCAGGACCTCGATTTCTTCCTGCGTTTCGCGGCGAAGGGCGGGATGTTCGCGCTGCCGAACACGACCGAGGCGCTCTGCGTCTATCACAAGTCGGATGCCGGCAAGGACGCGGATCTCATCGCGGACTGTTATCGCCACATCTTCCGCAAGCACTCGGCGCTGCTGATGACTCGCTCGGTCCGATTCCGGCGGAATCGGCTCTACGATCTCAACATGCTCGCTGCGCGATTCGCGTCGAACAACGACGATGCCGCGAAGACGCTCGTGTACATGATGCGTGCGGCAGCGCTCAATCCGGTCAGCTTCGCCCGCAAGGCGCTGTCGACGAAGGGACGCCCGTGGACCTGA